One genomic segment of Streptococcus salivarius includes these proteins:
- a CDS encoding KxYKxGKxW signal peptide domain-containing protein yields the protein MEKKVHFKLHKVKKHWVTIAVTGLALGLSFAGLSYASAEEQPTPVNEATVEAIIKEGAIDVDAPASNEAIAKPAENTAATASSEAATVSETPAPSSEVASTETVSEKPSFEVTSTASSEVANSETTHSEVSATTSESVTAENSSPTTSDTDTPNSQVPSAEKNITGGQWYSDEQGNWHYKKDGKDLTGPNLIDGQHVYFDKDGKQVKGNFAQDGHYYDGELGHLTTESFVTTGDNHWYYVDKTGEKVTGLQEIGDKTYHFNDKGLQTKGQRVVIEGKGYYFHPENGELWNNKIALYHSTRYINGTSDDIYYYYDNDGNIYTGPKTIDGKEYYFQPDMVYYSKFKNPDGTESYYNEQGQKVYNGWGKIRYMYLRGYLWTPSVYADENGHVVHGFKRINGQLYYFDESGSLRDDVPGSPNPLFQVDGNWYYAQFSKYINGVRGAILTNAFTFIAVDDRYPTSIADENGKLTPVTAKNSYVTAGGKWYYVDKSSYPLKGEQVIDYVNVYFRDDYSQVKGDFAPNGHYYDKDSGALVTNRYVEKDGKWYYVNDKGDKLIGAQTIGGVEVYFDKDGVQAKGIFANADHFYDKDTGAAVRDQIVEVDGKRYYVGQDGRKVYSGTHIVHGEEVNLIVGDGHQAFGEFTGHGDSGDYIGFDGKKVTKAGFVKTKDNHWYYLDGKGNKLVSVQVIDGELYYFGLPTRKYYYGMQSRGELIYAYYSDTIPNSSHIYYLDEATGAALKNQYHEWEGSWYYFGPNWYALTGEQTIDNVPVYFHSNGKQAKGELVTVDGKIHYYDANSGARLSNIDITIKGETYHFDADGNGTLIS from the coding sequence ATGGAAAAGAAAGTACATTTTAAACTTCACAAAGTTAAAAAACATTGGGTAACTATTGCAGTGACAGGACTTGCTCTGGGATTGAGTTTTGCAGGACTCAGCTACGCTTCAGCTGAAGAACAACCTACACCTGTTAATGAAGCAACTGTTGAAGCCATCATCAAAGAAGGCGCTATTGACGTCGATGCTCCAGCAAGTAATGAAGCCATAGCTAAACCTGCAGAAAACACAGCTGCTACCGCTTCGAGCGAGGCTGCCACAGTGTCAGAAACACCAGCACCTAGCTCTGAAGTCGCTTCAACAGAAACTGTTTCTGAAAAACCAAGCTTTGAAGTCACAAGTACAGCTAGTTCGGAAGTAGCTAATTCTGAAACTACACATTCTGAGGTAAGTGCAACGACTAGTGAAAGTGTTACAGCTGAGAATTCGTCACCAACAACTAGTGATACTGATACCCCTAATTCTCAAGTTCCCTCTGCTGAAAAGAATATCACGGGTGGTCAATGGTATAGTGATGAACAAGGCAATTGGCATTACAAAAAAGATGGCAAGGATCTGACAGGTCCAAACCTAATTGATGGACAGCATGTCTATTTTGACAAGGATGGTAAACAGGTCAAAGGAAACTTTGCCCAAGATGGACATTATTATGATGGTGAACTTGGACATCTAACAACTGAATCTTTTGTTACTACTGGCGATAACCACTGGTATTATGTAGATAAGACAGGTGAAAAAGTGACTGGCCTTCAAGAAATTGGAGACAAAACTTACCACTTTAATGACAAGGGGCTTCAAACAAAAGGACAAAGAGTAGTTATTGAGGGTAAAGGATATTATTTCCATCCTGAAAATGGCGAACTTTGGAATAATAAGATTGCCCTCTATCATAGTACTCGCTACATTAACGGAACCAGCGACGACATTTATTACTACTATGACAATGACGGTAATATTTACACTGGCCCTAAAACCATCGACGGTAAAGAGTACTACTTCCAACCAGACATGGTCTATTATTCTAAATTCAAGAATCCTGATGGTACTGAAAGTTATTACAATGAACAGGGACAAAAAGTCTATAATGGCTGGGGTAAAATCAGATACATGTACCTGAGAGGATACCTCTGGACACCTTCCGTTTATGCTGATGAAAATGGACATGTTGTTCATGGATTCAAGCGTATTAATGGACAACTCTACTATTTTGATGAATCTGGTTCACTAAGAGATGATGTCCCTGGCAGCCCAAACCCACTGTTCCAAGTTGATGGAAACTGGTACTATGCTCAGTTTTCTAAATACATTAACGGCGTAAGAGGTGCTATCCTCACCAATGCTTTCACTTTTATTGCTGTAGATGATAGATACCCAACATCAATTGCAGATGAAAATGGTAAATTGACTCCAGTTACAGCCAAAAATAGTTATGTTACTGCTGGAGGTAAATGGTACTATGTTGATAAATCTAGTTATCCTTTAAAGGGTGAACAAGTGATAGATTATGTCAATGTCTACTTCCGTGATGACTATTCTCAAGTTAAAGGGGACTTTGCGCCAAACGGCCATTATTATGATAAAGATAGTGGAGCCCTCGTTACCAACCGTTATGTCGAAAAAGATGGCAAATGGTACTATGTCAATGATAAGGGCGATAAATTAATTGGTGCTCAAACTATAGGTGGTGTAGAAGTCTATTTTGATAAAGACGGTGTCCAAGCCAAAGGTATTTTTGCCAATGCTGATCATTTTTATGACAAAGACACAGGTGCTGCTGTCCGAGACCAAATCGTCGAAGTCGATGGCAAACGCTATTATGTTGGTCAAGATGGTAGAAAAGTTTACTCAGGAACACATATTGTTCATGGTGAAGAAGTGAATCTTATCGTTGGAGATGGTCATCAGGCCTTCGGAGAATTCACAGGCCACGGAGATAGTGGAGACTATATCGGATTTGATGGTAAAAAAGTCACAAAAGCTGGTTTCGTTAAAACCAAAGATAATCACTGGTATTATTTAGACGGTAAGGGAAACAAATTAGTCTCCGTTCAAGTTATCGATGGCGAACTCTACTACTTTGGACTTCCTACTCGTAAATACTACTACGGAATGCAAAGTAGAGGTGAGCTCATCTATGCGTATTACAGTGATACTATCCCTAACAGTAGCCACATCTACTATCTGGATGAAGCAACAGGCGCTGCTCTTAAAAATCAATACCATGAATGGGAAGGTAGTTGGTATTACTTTGGTCCAAACTGGTACGCCTTGACCGGTGAACAAACCATTGACAATGTTCCAGTCTACTTCCACAGTAACGGTAAACAAGCCAAAGGTGAACTAGTCACCGTCGATGGTAAAATCCACTACTACGATGCTAACTCAGGTGCCCGTTTGTCAAATATTGACATTACTATTAAAGGGGAAACCTATCATTTTGATGCTGATGGAAACGGAACACTCATTAGTTAA